ATactacaaaccaatccaaacgcataaaaaaaattgttcaactttttatgttctttaaaattttcaattcaCGTAGGGAATGATATTCGGATAGGGTTGAAGAGTATCAAGTGGGGcgggtggggatggggcgggtcccacacaaaatccacacccgccccatcacccatggcgggtatgatttttatacccttccccgccccatcacccgccaaacctccctccatccccgcctacttggggcggatgcggggcggaTCTCCTATAAAActcgccccactgacatccctaatAAAACAACTATAAACAACTTATACATGTCTAAAATCTTGCAAAATTCATCAAATGTTGTGCCCGTTTTAAAGTGACAATTTCCGGACTTGATAAGGCACAAGTCGCACCCGTTTCAAGGTGACAATGTTTCGGGCTTGATAAGGCATGAGTCACACGACTAAAAATTGTTCTCATGTCAAGTAGGCAGTGTAAAAAAACATGGCCTAGACACGACCAGCCGCCACAACCCGACTAGACACAAAACACAACCAATCATATGAGTCAAATGAGCTACAAAGCTAGTAAGAGCTTGCCTTTGTTTGGGCTAGCCCCTTATTTgcataaataaaaagaaaaagctaattagaaatatttttttaacgTGTCGTCCTATCTGTATGTGCAGATGAGTACACAGTGCCCTCAGTcaaatacaacaattattaGATAAATACATCATTTGTAATCGCCGTACTTAGGAAGGAGATGTTGATCATGATCATGGTTGTTTAACTCCCGATTCGGATCTTACGATTCACAACTCTACGGTCCCAAATCACGCCACCGATCCGAATCTTAGATAGGATCGATCCAAGGTAGGATCCCGATCCTGACAACCTTGATCATGATTACAACTAACCTTAATATTTCCAATAATCAATGTATCATATCTCATTAAAATCCCCTTGTTTAACATTATATTTCACAAATCAAAATCCTCAAAGAGTTGAAATTGtaaaacatgataaaaatcACGAAGAaactttcaagttccaaatcacAAATGAAAAATCACGTAAATAATATTTCCACGAAACATTCAATAAAACTAAGAAAGTCATTGGTAAAATATCCTTGACCTATAGCGTAATATTAACATGACATAATCATAGAAAACATAACAACTAATGTCTCGCTCTACCAAAACCATTAATTATTATTTCTCTTaacaaatcaaatcaatttCTCTTACCCTTTCAAAGAATATTACAAGTCATCAATCAATATTAAAATAGCAAGTTGTAAAtccctaaaataaaatattaacatACCTTAAAGAATTACAAAGACCTGTAAATAAAtactcttatttaatttaattcatttcCTTCAAAATTATTTATGGATTATATATATTCAAAACCACGAGGCCACGACGTCTCTCAAATACTATTAACAAAGCTGATTATTCTCTCAATACTTTATACTCCTCGAAAGGGTAGCCTACTTACCTTATAATGTTACCCCACACATAAAGGGGGTGTCCAATTCCGACCACCAATGATTCCACACCCAAAAAACCAGGGCACCGAGAACTCCCCTCCCACAACTCGGCTACAACCGCAGCCATAAACGCgtgtctttctctctctctctttcctccattctctctcttctccgACACAAAACACAACGAAACTTACCCGACCCACTGTCGGTCCAACGCCCAGATCCACATAAACTTCTTCCTCCATTGATCTCCAGATATATCTCTCTCCTCAATTTGGTACTAATCCTCCATTAATTAAACTAACAATGGATGTTAGGAAGAGAAAACGGATACTTAAGACTCCATTAACTTTAACACAGAACCTCTCAACCAGGTATATTATGCTGTGTTTTTGTTGCTTTCTTTTCATTGTGTTCGTTACCCGGGGTTTTCATTTCGGATCCGGGACGTTTCGGCCTGCGCCGATCGTCCCGAAGCTGGTGTCCTCCTCAATCAGCAGCAATTCAGTTCAGGATCTTTCCACCCAACGGAAAGTTGAGATTGGGAAGAGTAGTCACAGTAAAAGTAATAAAAGTGAGGGTTATAGTGACAGTAAAAATAGTAGTGGAGAAGGAGACGGAAATGGAGATGGAGATGGAGTTGGAGTTGGAGTTGGAGTTGGAGATGTAGATGGTGATGGTTTATTGATGGGGTTGAGGATAGAGAGCAGAGTGTTGTTCAATGATCATGTGTTGGTGATTTTGCCAGCGAATAGCAATTCCCCGCATCTGCATATTCCAAAGAAAATTGACTGTGTTTACCCCAGAAAATTGGGTGGTGCTGGGAAGAAGGTAGAAACTGTCAAGCAGCCTATGCTGTCTGTGGATGATTATGGGGATGGGAGGTGGTTGGTCCGGTGCCCGGTACCGCCAGTGAAATACTTGGCGGAGGTTGGGTTGAAAGGGGAGTGGGAAAACGGGGAAGGTATTGAGTGGGCGGTGGGGAAGGGAGAGAATCAGAGTGTTCAATTATGGGATATGGTGGCTTATGAGGCGGTGTTTGATGGGGAAGATATAGCTGTTGTTTATGTTAAGGGTTTGCAATTGAAGTCAGACAGAGAATCAGACCCAACTCCATTTAGGTGTCAATTTTGGAAGGAGGGTGAGGAGGATTATGCCCTGACCACGAAGGCAATCACAGCTGCACAGGAGGTGATTAGGTGTCCTTTGCCACCGGAAATGAAGGTGAAACCGTGGAAAGACGAACAAGTTCGAGTCACGGTTGAGGTGACTTCCAAAGTTCCTGGAAGGTCCCATTTGACAGGTATGCGACACCAACTAGTACCATCAATAGCAAAATTATATCAGAGCAATAATAAGAAGAATGAAAAGGAAAAGGGTAGGTCTAAACATAAATATAAGCTATGTGCTTGTACTATGGTGTGGAACCAAGCTGCATTTATGAGGGAGTGGGTAATGTACCATGCTTGGCTTGGGGTTGAAAGGTGGTTTGTTTATGATAATAATAGCGAGGATGGATTAAAGGAGGTGATTGATGAGCTTAATGTCGAGAATTATAATCTGACTAGGCACACTTGGCCGTGGATTAAGTCTCAAGAAGCAGGGTTCTCACACTGTATGTTAAGGGCTAGAGATCAGTGTCAATGGGTTGCATTCTTTGATGTGGATGAGTTCTTCAACTTCCCACCTCCAAAACCCAGGCAAAACTCAACCATTGTTTATAGGGGACCAAATGCTCTTCAGACTGTTGTGAGGAATTATGGGCGACAGCCAACGGTGGGTGAAATCAGAACAGACTGCCATAATTTTGGACCCTCGGGGCTGAAGAAAAGTCCGGCAGAGGGACTGATGTTAGGGTATACCTGCCGGCTTAAGGGGCTTGAGAGGCATAAGTCAATTATTAGGCCTGATGCAGTTGATGACAGTCTTCTGAATCAAGTTCATCATTTCAAGCTGAAAAAGGAGTTCAGAAAGGTAAATTTTCATCGGGCTGTGATAAACCACTATAAGTACCAAGTTTGGGataattttaaacaaaaattcTATAGAAGGGTTTCAACCTATGTTGTTGATTGGCAAGAGAATCAGAATGAAAATTCAAGAGACAGGGCACCTGGGTTAGGGACAGAAGCTATTGAACCACCCAATTGGCCCCAAAGATTCTGTGAGGTATGGGATACTAGGTTAAGGGATTTTGTTCTAACAAACCTGGCTGATCGGAATACAGGGTTGCTTCCATGGCAGAGGTCTGTAAAATGATGAAGATCGATATCCTACATTTGTATAACAGGAAACGACATACTAATTTTTTGTCCCCCTTATTTATTGAACCTCTTTCTTGTGCATGTTTTGTAGAGAAGCCATAGATTAGCCACAATTTTTACCTAGGCGAAATAGAGAGTAGAAAATGCCCCTCTCTCtttctaaaacaaaaacatAATTTTCTGTTTTTCTTCCTCATCTGCTCATGTATGTACTCCTCTGGAAGATTTACTGGTTCATTTGTAATACAGTGCAGAGCCTTTTGAATTTCAAAGAACATTCAGTAGAAATCTTCTGAACTAAGTCTAGTTCACATAACAGTGCACTgtttcacccaaaaaaaaaacaacataaCAGTGCACTGTCTTGAGCATTACGTTCAAAGTACTGCATGTCAATTGCAGTCTTTATATCCAACAGCTCAAGACAGTGCTTTGTGAAGTGGTGTTTTGCTACCTCAGCTTCAAGTGTGCATGAAGAAGCTTTCTGACACGGATATTAGAGACATGGGAATTGGGAAGTCAGTTCCCTGTTTTCTATTTTCTATCTGACAATATATGTGGTCGGCAAACTCCAGTATATCTCAACAAAGTACGGAATAAAATCACTGCAAACATCAAGACAAGTGCACTAAAAAGGAAATAGATATATTGTACCCCGTAATCCCGTTTAATTACATTCTTGGAAAATGTATCTGGTGGCTTTGTATTCTATTACTAACTCGTTGGGAAATAAAACAATGTGGAAGACCATGTACATGAGATTCAGAAACTTACAGCAAAGGGCAATGTACGAAGAAATTGAACGAACTATATGATTCCGGTCTTTTGTCGTATCTTCTGAAACAACAGGATATTGCCGGGCCTGTGACACCTATGAAACCTGAAACTGCCGAAAAAGTTCTTTTCTTACTAGTCCATATTTGACATAAATTATACTTCGTACCAAGTAGGATAGACCGATAGACAACAAAAGATTGGGGAGTGGAAAGGGGGTATGTAGTTATGTACATTACTAACAGATGGCAACAGTTACCGTCATGGTTAATAGTTTAACACATTGAGTCCAATCCCCTGCCTGTTATAACCAATCTAGACCTAATAAAAGACTCGCCGAAATCCTAAATTCAACTTTCACAAATCAGGAGCTACTGCATAATGGGATTTTCCCTTCTGATAGTTCTCTTATTTCTCATTAATGGTTAGGCCTTTATCGCATTCTTGTTTAATATGTCTACATTTCTAACATTAAAGTCAAGAATTGAGATTTGAAGACCTGAAGTTCCAGCAATGTATTAAGTCGCTTCTGAAACATGTGAACTAAACACAAATTTGATGTCCTCCCCAGTCCCCAGTCCccagtcccccccccccccccaactccCCCCTTCACAAGGaaaaaataaactaataaaAACAATAGACATAAAGAAATTGGTATCTTCCCAGTGTCTACTTATTTGACCATGGAATGAAAAATTACCTTGCCTTTCAATGACCAGCATTTGTACTACAAATCAAGATTATCTGGAGAATTACATTACAGACCTGTATCCTAAGTTGTCATTGCTTTTCCAGTCacagactttgtcaatgtagcATCCAACTTGTCCCCTATCAGTGATATCCATGCCTATAACCAATAAGAGAGATGGTTGACTTAGGACATTATAAGATAACTGAAATTTTAGCTGGAAGaagatttaaatattaataatcaatGTCAAATTATCAAACTACTGCAGAAAGGGACAAACAAAGAATTATTAGTACTGAATTATCCCTTGTGCATATTGTATATATGAGCTGGATGGTGAGAAGAAAGTAGTGGAATCTCAATCATCTAAACAATTTACAAGCTAAATGACATATCATGCATATAAACTCCAAATTTACTATTGATAACTCAGAAATGTGAAAGAAGAGAAACTAGAGCAttgcaaaaaaagaaaaaaagaaaaaaaaagggaaaaaaaaaagaaactgaaAAAAGCTTTGCAGAAGTATTCCCATGAATTGCACATCAGGATTCATGGGTCATCCTAAAATGTTTTACTCCATATCTAATTAAGATTCCAGTTCAAAGAATTTTTATAGTATTATTTTAAAATGGCTAGAAATCTTTTTATCTACCAACGTCCATTACCTTACATTTCAATAAACAATAAGATGGATGGAACCCTACCACTACCTTAATCCACAACTTCTTGGGTAGAACATTTATGTTTTTACCACTAGCTCAATATAAGAATTGGTTCACTTTTTAAAGGAAATAGAAAAGAGGCTACTCCGTATGAAATTAGAGGCAAAAAGAAAAATACACCAATCCTCCCAAAAGCCATATTCTCCTGTCCCAAAAACCATTGCCCACTAAAATTAACCATCCCCCTCATCACCGGTCATGGTGTCACTAGCCTTCCCTAGTCCCTACCAATTCGTCTTATACACAATGCCTACATACAAACACCAAAATGACGCATACAAATGCCCAAACATTAAATACTCATTACATGTCTAAGAGATACACTGACTGTTTCCAGCTCTATACTGTGCATGATTGCCTTCTTGAAAACCTGTCATCTCTGCATTCTTCATACTCGTCTTCTAAATAGTTTCCTGATGAAACACTCCATTTTATTGTAGCTCATTTATAACCAAGTGTAAGAATTTTTATAAAATGAACAAtttgttttttccttttctGTATTAGAGTGAATAAAAACCATATCTGATCAATATATATGCCTCAAAGGTCCCCTTTTAGTCCAGGTAAACCCAGAAACGCCCCTCTGTTAGTCCAGGATAACCAAAACACGCTTTCAAGAGGAGACCAAGGCCTTGTTCTTTTCACCTTACAAGATCAAGTCTCGGAAAAAAGTTTAAATAAGTTCCTATAAGGGCTGTAAAGATCATATCACAACCAAAAATAAGTTCAGGTATGCGCCAATAAGTTCAAATTAGGGGAAATCAGCCATCAGGTCCGAAGAACTTAATCACTCTCAAATATGTGTGTATCATCCCTCATTTGTGTCAAGTGTCTAAAGCCATCACTTAGTAACAAATCTGCCATTCTTTTATCCTTATTTGTGTGAAGCTTGTTGGAAGTTCTCCTATGTACAAAACAAACCCACAAAAGAGAGTGAAAATGTAAGGAGCCTTTTCTTCCATATGGAAAGAAAACCAAGAGTAGTCTAACTTTATATAATAAAGGTTGGTAATACTTCTTACTCTTCGTTgttcttttaggacagtggtgtTCCTCGACGCGGCAATTGTTATTCGTCTACTCAACATTGAGATAAGTTTGTACTAATGCATTATTACGCAACAAAGCTATCCACAATCACCACTTGTTAATGACTCTGCCATCGCAAGTTTGTAGGTATCTTCTCTAACAAATACTCTTCGGTTTTCTTCTAGGACAGTGGGTTCCACAACGGGGAAATGTTCAATTcgtgcaacattgagataagtTTGCTCTAACTGTATTATTTAGCAACAAAGCTATCCACAATCACCATCTAGTAATGATTCTGCCATCACAAGTTTGTAGGATTTCAAATGTACCCTGCCGCTTACTCGCATCCAATAGTAAAATACTTACAAGAACCTCAGTATACACAGCAAATGAGAACTTCTGAAGTATAGGAAATCACACCTGGTCAGCAGTGGAAAACCCCCTTATTGTATCACCTCCTATAATTGCAATTCCCTTGTTACCAAGTGGCTGCAGGATGACGGCCTGTACAGCTGAAACAGTTAGAAGCAATTTGTTCTCAAAAGCTGATTTCTCGAATATGTACCAGCAAATCAGGACCAGCGCCCTTCTCAATCAATGTAACATGTACCCAAGCGAAGTTAAAACAGCATGATAAGGCAAAAAAAACACCATGAATTCTTAACCAAATCTCAGCATAAATGATAAAGCAATATAATTAAAACTGTCTATGACCCAAATGCAAAGCAAGAACCAATCCTCTCAAACATGAAAAAAGACAAAGTCCACCTCTAGGCCCTATGTAGTGCCAAGCAATAACTGGATCAACTTCTCCATAAAATACACCATACTGGTTTAATTGAGGAGTTTGATATGAAGAAGTGTAAATTACGCAAAACATACTTTCTAGCATATGAGAAAGTCATTGGTTTTTGCAAATCGACTTCTTTTCTCACAAGGCAAGACCAAAATTAGTATTAGAAATAAATTTACAGGCACTGTCTTATTATTACTATTTTGTTAGTCCTCGAGTCCTTACAAAGTATTCATAAATTTTGAAGAAAGAAATGATAAAACTAAGGCAAATATGCAATGAAAAGAACCAAATGTAagaatattactccctccgtttttttaAATGCATCACTTGCTTCTTGTGGGTGTTTTTTTTAAATGCATCACTTATATATTTGGTAACTTTCtatcatattttattatttctatctCTTCTATTAATCACCActtaaaatattttattgtttCTCACTCTCTCGTGGTCTAtacttaaataattaaaaaaaaaattgattctatCACAACTGATACGCATTCAATTGCAAACAGAACACTGGTTAAAACAGTTAGCAAATCTGTACCCCTAGCAGCCTATTTTCTAGCAAATCCATCTCTCACATGGTATCTCTATCATggtctccatttttttttacagGAATAAATTATCCACTTGCTCACTTGCATCATTCAATAATAATTTCGCATGGGTCACTTAAAACTGTGTGCCCATGCAAGTGATGCATTTGAGAAAACCGGAGGGAATAGTTAATAAAAGGGAAAAAGATGGAGGTTGTCAAAGAGAGGAAGAGACTAAAAATAGAAGGGAAGACGAAAGTCACGGTGGAAATGGGAGGATTTGTTAAGAGACATAAGGTGTTAGATAATGGATAACATGTATCTTCTTTTTCTCATTAATCAATTCAAGAGCGACATTATATTAACACATACAATAAACTAACAACGTAAaatagaaataggaaaacactCATATAATTACTCTGTGTAACTCTCCTAACAAACTATCAGAATGCCTATATATATTTCTCTATATTTAACTTATACATTCATATCTCTCCTAACACCCCCTTCACATGGGAATGTGAAGATCTTGAACGCCAAATTGGACAATAAGAACTCGAATTGACTTCTTTCCAAAGATTACGTAAAAATATCTGCTAAGTGTACCTCTGTAGGTACATATGAGTTGCAAATTCTTAGTTTTAAAAGGAGCGAGGTGCACCAAGGCGCAAAAAGAAGTCCCTGGAGCCTAGGTAGCAAGGTGCAAGGTGACGACGCGTGTCTTTCGTAGACAAGGCGCacaatttctttaattttttgtgGTATTTACTTTgtgtaaaaaaatcaaaatagtaTTACTTTCTCTTTTTGAGGGGAAAATAGTATTACTTGTTGTCACAAAGGGGTAAAATAGTAATTATAGTAAAACTAAAAGcctttttttgggaaaaaaacaaaaaggggACTAAGGAAGGTTCAAGTAACCTTTTAGTCATTGACTTTATTTAGATTCTCAAAAGAAGTGTGACACACCTTAACATAAACAAGTACttcaaaatagaaaaaaggAAGAGTTTACCTGACCTACCGTTGAAATTTGAAGAAATTTGGGGTTTTCTATCTCCTCTTTTCAATATGGTATATTATAACTGTTGGGAACTATTAAACTCGCGTGATATTGACCTTTTAAAAAATTAGTACTTGTCAACAATTGGAGCCTTATAACAAAGGCGTTGTGCCTTGAGCCTAGAAATAAGGCGCGCACCTTTTGTAGGATGCACGAGCCTGTCATGGCTAGGCCCCAAGACCTAAGCCTTGAGCCTAGGCGCGCTATTGAAAACTAAGGGTGTGACAAGTGAATTTGTAATCGCATCTCGTACAACATGACAATCTGCTTCTATATGTTTAATTCGTTTATTGAACCAATAACTAGTGCAGATTGAATGTCACAATATAGTCCATTCCATTCTCATGTTAATTCCTAAGCACCAAGCATGCAGCTGCTTAAGCCACTTTGATTCACAGGTAATTGTTGTCATTGTTGGATATTCTGCTTCGAAGCACATGAACGAGGAACATTAGGTTGTTTCCGGTCTTTCAAGATACTGGCGAGTATCCAAGTAATATGAACCAATCACTCAATGATCTTCTTGTAAGAGGATAACTCACCCAATATCAGTCATACCACCTAATGAGACTTGGCGGGTTGTCCTCTTACAAGAAGATCGCTGAGTGGTGAttcatattactccctccatcccagaATAGTTTCGACACTTATCAGGGTACATAGTTTTATGAGATAAGTTATTTGGTTATCAACTTAGTTTATTAGAAAAATAGATGGGAAAGTAGATAGTtgggtattattttattgaaaagtaGATAGTGGAGTGTTTATTTAAATGCAATGTGAGAGAGAGAATGGGGTCTTTACTTTGTGGTAGTTGGTAGAGAGATGTATtaaaataattgtggggtcttTCCCAAAATAGAAATGTAAAGACTAATCTGGGACAGatgaaaatggaaagtgtaAAAACTAATCTGAGACGGAGGGAATACTTGGATAAATAACCCATTGTTTCTCGTTCCTGTGTGGTTGTGCTGAAGCAGAAAATCAAGCAATGGCAACAATTACATGATTAAAGTGTCTTAAGCAGTTCCTCGGTTACTTAGGAATTAAACATGAAAATTTATTGCATAAAATCCATTCTTTCATGAACGGACTAGTGGACTACACATATATAGGTAGATTGTCATTTTGTACGAGATGCGATTACAATATGGACTTATTGCACCCTCGTGTGCGCCTTCAAAGGTGCAACTGGCatatatttttacaaaatcttTGAGAAGAAGTCAATTTGAGTTCTTATTGTCCAATTTGGGCGTTCACACGATCCCACTAGTGGCTTAAGAGAGATAAGAACTTGTAAGTTAAAGATAGATAAATATATCAtacacacacatatatataggGTTATATGCAACCTGGTAGTTGGTTTAGGAGAGTTAGGCGGAGAAATAATAGGAGTGTTGTGTATTTATATACTCCCtttgggttttttttaaaatacatcATTTGACTTCTATGGGTATTTTTAAATGCATCACATCTACATTGTCAACTTTCTAGcatactccgtattttattatttttctctctttcaTTAATCCCCACTCAAAATATTTTATTGTTTCTCTCTCTCTCGTGGTCCCCACTTAAATAATTAAGTAAGACACAATCTCTCACATGATATCACTAGCATGGTCCCGTTGTTGTTTTTCTTTAATAAATACATTATCTACTTGTCCACTTTCAAGATACTTCTCATATTGCTCACTATCTCACATATTCTTATAAATTGTAGGATTTCATTGTTTTCCAACTTAATTGTGTTTGTGATATTAGGTATTTCTCTTAGGGATCTTCTCAAAGAGAATATACATGGAACATTGGAACAATGGAACTTAAGTTTACCTACTGCTATATCCTCATATACTAGCTCCACTACTGAGTCCCATGACAAGAGTCCATTTAATAATGCCAATGCGGTAAGACCGCAACTTCCTATTGATCTAGTATCAGTTCTGATATACTCTCCATCTGCTGACTAAATTTGCTTAAAACCTTTGCACAAAATGTTCCTCCTGAATTTACTTTTTCTTATGTGCAACGGAAAATTGCACAAATTAATGCTAAGTATGAACTAGCTCCTAATGTATAGGAAGTTTATGTTTGATAAAAGTGATGTTTCAAATTCTTCCAGATGCTTTAAAGAAAATCTGCTAGAAAGCTCCTTGTTCATGCTTCAACACCTTTTCATGTTATAAAAGGTTTTGTCCCTAATGCTAATTTGTTAGACAAGACAGTGATGTGCCTATTATCTTATCTTTAGTACACAGACTTCACTCCTTATCTAATATCTATGTTATTTTCACTCTTTTACTTAATCTACTACTGTAACATGCAGTTTTCACAACTCTTCGATTTTCACCTCCCTAGTTACCTTCAATGTCACTGCTGCTCCTGGATGATTAGATTATGTATTGACAGTTGAGAACATCAACCATCTGGTGCAAGTTTTGCAATGGAAGGTTGTCACTTTCGAGCCAGACTTTAGAAAAATTATGGATCCAggagatttttttttacaagAAAGTTCagaacaataaataacttatgGAAATTCTTCCCTTGTTTTTGTTTATTAGGTGTAAGTGTGTAACTAATTACTTGATTATATTTAATAGTGTTAGGAAGTTGAAGTCtttaactttt
This sequence is a window from Spinacia oleracea cultivar Varoflay chromosome 1, BTI_SOV_V1, whole genome shotgun sequence. Protein-coding genes within it:
- the LOC110789525 gene encoding glycosyltransferase family 92 protein RCOM_0530710; the encoded protein is MDVRKRKRILKTPLTLTQNLSTRYIMLCFCCFLFIVFVTRGFHFGSGTFRPAPIVPKLVSSSISSNSVQDLSTQRKVEIGKSSHSKSNKSEGYSDSKNSSGEGDGNGDGDGVGVGVGVGDVDGDGLLMGLRIESRVLFNDHVLVILPANSNSPHLHIPKKIDCVYPRKLGGAGKKVETVKQPMLSVDDYGDGRWLVRCPVPPVKYLAEVGLKGEWENGEGIEWAVGKGENQSVQLWDMVAYEAVFDGEDIAVVYVKGLQLKSDRESDPTPFRCQFWKEGEEDYALTTKAITAAQEVIRCPLPPEMKVKPWKDEQVRVTVEVTSKVPGRSHLTGMRHQLVPSIAKLYQSNNKKNEKEKGRSKHKYKLCACTMVWNQAAFMREWVMYHAWLGVERWFVYDNNSEDGLKEVIDELNVENYNLTRHTWPWIKSQEAGFSHCMLRARDQCQWVAFFDVDEFFNFPPPKPRQNSTIVYRGPNALQTVVRNYGRQPTVGEIRTDCHNFGPSGLKKSPAEGLMLGYTCRLKGLERHKSIIRPDAVDDSLLNQVHHFKLKKEFRKVNFHRAVINHYKYQVWDNFKQKFYRRVSTYVVDWQENQNENSRDRAPGLGTEAIEPPNWPQRFCEVWDTRLRDFVLTNLADRNTGLLPWQRSVK